In Microbacterium pumilum, the following proteins share a genomic window:
- a CDS encoding carbohydrate ABC transporter permease, translated as MLESQLTDEPMPPAPRRRRVKRKTWQTIVWFVMLLGITAVVLYPLVWLFLATLKPNSEFGSNPGLIPNSPTFENYVKVSEGIAGVPLAKFFLNSLIIAVGSVIGTVFSSALAAYAFARIQFKGLGILFAAMIGTLLLPFHVLIIPQYILFNNLGLVDTFIPLLLPKFLATEAFFVFLLVQFIRQMPREMDEAARIDGAGHFRIFWSIILPLIKPALITCSIFAFIWAWNDFLGPLLYLTSPENYPLPIALRLYNDQSSTSDYGATAAASFIALLPVLAFFLVFQRFLVDGVATQGLKG; from the coding sequence ATGCTCGAAAGCCAGCTCACCGACGAACCCATGCCTCCTGCCCCGCGTCGACGGCGGGTGAAGCGCAAGACCTGGCAGACCATCGTCTGGTTCGTGATGCTGCTCGGCATCACCGCGGTCGTGCTCTATCCGCTGGTTTGGCTGTTTCTCGCCACCCTCAAACCGAATTCCGAGTTCGGCTCCAACCCAGGCCTGATCCCGAACAGCCCCACGTTCGAGAACTACGTGAAGGTCTCCGAAGGAATCGCGGGCGTGCCGCTGGCGAAGTTCTTCCTCAACAGTCTGATCATCGCCGTTGGTTCCGTGATTGGAACTGTCTTCTCCTCAGCCCTGGCGGCGTACGCGTTCGCTCGTATTCAGTTCAAGGGCCTTGGAATCCTGTTCGCCGCGATGATCGGCACGCTGCTGCTGCCGTTCCACGTGCTGATCATCCCGCAGTACATCCTGTTCAACAATCTCGGCCTGGTCGACACGTTCATCCCGCTGCTGCTGCCCAAGTTCCTCGCCACCGAGGCGTTCTTCGTGTTCCTGCTCGTGCAGTTCATCCGCCAGATGCCACGCGAGATGGATGAGGCGGCCCGCATCGACGGCGCCGGTCACTTCCGCATCTTCTGGTCGATCATCCTGCCGCTGATCAAACCCGCCCTCATCACCTGCTCGATCTTCGCGTTCATCTGGGCATGGAACGACTTCCTCGGGCCTCTCCTCTACCTGACGAGCCCCGAGAACTACCCGCTGCCCATCGCGCTGCGCCTCTACAACGACCAGTCCTCCACCAGCGACTACGGCGCCACCGCGGCCGCATCGTTCATCGCCCTCCTCCCCGTCCTCGCATTCTTCCTCGTCTTCCAGCGGTTCCTCGTCGACGGGGTGGCCACGCAGGGTCTGAAGGGCTGA
- a CDS encoding GntR family transcriptional regulator has protein sequence MLVIYPGTRSRRRKGQVSLSSPRTAVQRATSIYEVLRERLVSGEYPQGARISVEEVRAELAVSKQPVMQALRQLSADGLVEIIPQVGSVASIYPVREIADFYDVFAGIEGAAAAAAASRRDDEQLSELREISTRIASLRGHPDPGFRSHHYRNLNRDFHGKIHEMARSQIIVESSRRMWDLSDFLIATAGATQPLAGAIGSRHHDHEEVRNAIEQGDADEAREQMASHIRGTFALIFTEVTNINLGRLPR, from the coding sequence ATGCTAGTCATCTACCCCGGAACTCGGTCCCGAAGGAGGAAGGGTCAAGTGAGCCTGTCGTCGCCGCGGACTGCGGTCCAGAGAGCCACATCGATCTACGAAGTTCTGCGGGAGCGGTTGGTATCCGGCGAGTACCCTCAGGGTGCTCGCATCTCCGTAGAGGAGGTACGCGCGGAACTCGCCGTGAGCAAGCAACCGGTCATGCAGGCGTTGCGGCAACTTTCAGCCGACGGCCTTGTCGAGATCATTCCCCAGGTCGGGAGCGTGGCGTCGATCTATCCGGTGCGCGAGATTGCTGACTTCTACGACGTGTTCGCCGGGATCGAGGGCGCGGCGGCAGCCGCAGCGGCCTCCCGTCGAGACGACGAACAACTAAGCGAGCTCCGAGAAATCTCTACACGTATCGCGAGCCTTCGCGGGCACCCAGATCCCGGGTTCAGATCTCACCACTACCGAAATCTCAATCGGGATTTTCACGGGAAGATTCACGAGATGGCACGCTCGCAGATCATCGTGGAGTCCAGTCGGAGAATGTGGGACCTAAGCGACTTCCTGATCGCCACCGCTGGCGCTACTCAGCCGCTGGCGGGGGCCATCGGGTCACGCCATCACGATCACGAAGAAGTGCGCAACGCAATCGAACAGGGTGATGCGGACGAGGCCAGGGAGCAGATGGCTTCGCACATTCGCGGTACCTTCGCTCTCATATTCACCGAAGTCACGAACATCAACCTCGGTCGTCTCCCGCGGTAA
- a CDS encoding discoidin domain-containing protein, translated as MTKAWLAAAIAMAALIVSGLAPASPAQAASLDSDDFLKANGNVLKTQSGTGDTVNLRGTNIGGWLTQEDWMSPLGEFAADRTGWSVTASSGTASNAADGSGTSRWTTGANQTGSEWLRLDLGAPTVFNRLSVDNSSNLGQYPRQLKAETSADGVTWVSVASQAGIDGVNVLRFSPQIARYVRLSQTGTASTPWSVGEINLFSDPVLQNGTHTASAPASAPGTTPAMVLDGSVSTVWQTGAPQTPGQSLTVDLGRNVDMDKVLFDSGPATSNDFPRIWDLFVSYDNTNWTQVASGYGTNRAVLADFQGGKNGRYLKLVSNGTSPQWWSVAEVAIYSGTSLDRGGWTVSASVGAAPQNVLDGTTSTRWTTGAAQTNGQSLTVDAGALVTMNNVTLDTAKNSSDENDWARGYRLELSRDGSTWTSVATGVGTRKATTIAFVAQAARYFRLTQTGSAGNWWSVGELTAGLHNDDYSLNNSMVSRFGVSTAQSIVNTHQDTWFTAADLDRIKTSGMNFIRVPIGWNQFLNLDGTWKVNPWAKIDWVINEASARGIYVLIDVHTVPGGGCPWGSCGRIGPNPNGFWGSATYQNWVQSIWTAIATRYNGNPGVAGYDLINEPLIDYGEDADDVAQKSDYYDRLYDTVRAIDPDHTIFLGAFFGLNAIAPPSTYGWTNVVYEYHPYDMPNSKDWGAQDQLVTNELNGLPAKLSNPGVPILYGEYSLYYNDDVWSRFMAGLNSANVSWSAWTYKVKGVASDGFAYWGMYYNNPKPVPIINSDNAATFQSKLSRFGTANFVANDRFNAILSKYAGGLSTYSPTAISHAGWTATASSTAPGSSPARGLDGANNVSWASGQPMAGGEWYRIDMGGNRSVALVTVQTATDAKWDYPRGYTVQTSLNGSSWTTAATGIAYGWKRPISIQPTTARYIRITQTGIAPQWWSIDEVTVYSSY; from the coding sequence GTGACAAAAGCATGGCTTGCAGCAGCAATCGCGATGGCAGCACTTATCGTCAGCGGATTGGCGCCTGCTTCTCCCGCACAGGCGGCGTCGCTCGATTCCGACGATTTTCTCAAAGCGAACGGCAACGTCCTCAAAACGCAGTCTGGGACGGGTGACACCGTCAATCTCCGCGGCACGAACATCGGAGGCTGGTTGACACAAGAGGATTGGATGTCGCCGCTGGGCGAGTTCGCGGCCGACCGAACCGGCTGGAGTGTGACGGCGTCGTCGGGCACTGCTTCAAATGCGGCCGATGGATCGGGCACGTCACGCTGGACGACAGGGGCAAACCAAACCGGGAGCGAGTGGCTTCGGCTGGATCTAGGAGCGCCCACCGTTTTCAACCGTCTGTCCGTCGACAACTCCAGCAATCTGGGACAGTATCCGCGCCAACTGAAGGCGGAGACATCCGCCGACGGAGTGACGTGGGTGAGTGTCGCGAGCCAGGCGGGTATCGACGGCGTCAACGTGTTGCGGTTCAGTCCGCAGATCGCTCGATATGTTCGACTGTCCCAGACCGGCACTGCGAGCACACCCTGGTCTGTAGGGGAGATCAACCTCTTCAGCGACCCGGTCCTCCAGAACGGCACTCATACTGCCAGCGCACCGGCGAGCGCCCCGGGTACCACGCCGGCGATGGTTCTCGACGGAAGTGTCTCGACCGTCTGGCAGACCGGCGCACCGCAAACTCCCGGCCAATCGCTGACCGTCGACCTCGGCCGTAACGTCGACATGGACAAGGTGCTGTTCGACTCAGGCCCCGCGACCTCGAACGACTTTCCTCGCATCTGGGATCTCTTCGTCTCCTACGACAACACGAACTGGACCCAAGTCGCCAGCGGTTACGGCACAAACAGAGCGGTTCTCGCCGACTTCCAGGGCGGCAAGAACGGGCGGTATCTGAAGCTGGTCTCCAACGGCACATCGCCTCAGTGGTGGTCAGTCGCGGAGGTCGCGATCTATAGCGGAACAAGTCTGGACCGCGGAGGGTGGACCGTTTCGGCATCGGTGGGCGCCGCACCTCAGAATGTTCTCGACGGAACGACCTCCACCAGGTGGACGACTGGGGCCGCCCAGACGAACGGCCAATCTCTCACGGTCGACGCGGGTGCGCTGGTGACCATGAACAATGTGACCCTCGATACGGCCAAGAACAGCTCGGACGAGAACGACTGGGCGCGCGGCTACAGACTCGAACTCTCCCGCGACGGGTCAACCTGGACCTCGGTGGCGACGGGCGTCGGAACCCGAAAAGCCACAACCATCGCTTTCGTAGCGCAGGCGGCCCGATACTTCCGTCTCACGCAGACCGGGTCCGCAGGGAACTGGTGGTCCGTAGGCGAACTCACCGCTGGTCTCCACAACGACGACTACTCTCTGAACAACTCGATGGTCTCCCGGTTCGGAGTCTCGACGGCGCAGTCGATCGTGAACACCCACCAGGACACATGGTTCACAGCGGCCGATCTCGACAGGATCAAGACGTCGGGAATGAACTTCATCCGGGTCCCAATCGGCTGGAATCAGTTCCTGAACCTGGATGGCACGTGGAAAGTAAACCCGTGGGCGAAGATCGACTGGGTGATCAACGAGGCCAGCGCACGCGGGATCTACGTCCTCATCGACGTACATACAGTGCCAGGCGGAGGATGTCCGTGGGGTAGCTGCGGTCGGATCGGGCCGAATCCCAACGGATTCTGGGGCAGCGCGACCTATCAGAACTGGGTCCAGTCCATCTGGACAGCCATCGCCACCCGCTATAACGGCAACCCTGGCGTCGCGGGTTATGACCTCATCAACGAGCCGCTCATCGACTATGGCGAGGACGCGGATGACGTCGCGCAGAAAAGCGACTACTACGACCGGTTGTACGACACCGTGCGTGCGATCGATCCCGACCACACGATCTTCCTCGGTGCGTTCTTCGGACTCAACGCGATAGCGCCGCCGTCTACGTATGGCTGGACGAATGTCGTCTACGAGTACCACCCCTACGACATGCCGAACTCCAAAGACTGGGGTGCCCAGGATCAGCTCGTCACGAACGAGCTGAACGGACTTCCCGCAAAGCTTTCCAATCCAGGAGTGCCCATTCTCTACGGCGAGTACTCGTTGTACTACAACGACGATGTCTGGTCCCGATTCATGGCTGGACTGAACTCCGCCAATGTGTCGTGGTCCGCTTGGACGTACAAGGTGAAGGGCGTCGCAAGTGACGGATTCGCCTACTGGGGCATGTACTACAACAACCCGAAGCCGGTCCCGATCATCAACAGCGACAACGCGGCAACGTTCCAGTCGAAGCTGTCGCGATTCGGTACGGCCAACTTCGTCGCGAATGACCGCTTCAACGCGATCCTCTCGAAGTACGCCGGGGGTCTGAGCACATACTCGCCAACTGCGATCAGCCACGCAGGGTGGACGGCGACAGCATCGTCGACCGCGCCCGGGTCCTCCCCCGCGCGCGGTCTCGATGGAGCGAACAATGTGTCCTGGGCGAGCGGGCAGCCAATGGCTGGCGGGGAGTGGTATCGCATCGACATGGGCGGGAACAGATCCGTCGCATTGGTGACCGTGCAAACTGCGACCGACGCGAAATGGGACTACCCGCGCGGATATACAGTGCAGACCTCGCTCAACGGGTCGAGCTGGACAACGGCGGCGACCGGCATCGCCTACGGCTGGAAGCGGCCGATTTCGATTCAGCCAACCACGGCTCGGTACATACGAATCACCCAAACTGGGATCGCTCCGCAATGGTGGTCAATCGACGAGGTCACGGTCTACTCGTCGTACTGA
- a CDS encoding LacI family DNA-binding transcriptional regulator, producing MSMATIRDVATTAGVSRGTVSRYFNHPHLVSNGACVKIENAIHDLGYVLNDEAHQLGLKRRPPVAPER from the coding sequence ATGTCGATGGCAACCATTCGTGACGTCGCGACGACCGCGGGGGTTTCTCGCGGGACTGTCTCCCGGTATTTCAATCACCCGCACCTCGTATCAAATGGTGCATGCGTGAAGATCGAGAACGCTATTCACGATCTGGGTTACGTGCTGAACGACGAAGCGCATCAACTCGGACTGAAACGAAGGCCGCCGGTCGCTCCCGAACGGTAG
- a CDS encoding beta-glucosidase, which produces MTVEEKVDMLRGEVNNYYGFYNAPIPRLGIPALTMADGPAGTRIANPDVNGQRSTELPSPLALAATWDAALSEQYGQLAAEEAFSSGHNVLLAPAIDMARVAQAGRAFEAYGEDPLLTGTIGAANVRGIQTQPVIGDIKHYSVYTQENNRLIGGNAVVDERTLQEIYTRPFAMGVEDGHAGSAMCSFNKINGIYACENDELLNTILKEQLDFQGWVMSDYGATHSTGPAINGGLDQEMPGNFNPAETPGTSRFGQALIDAINSGEVPIARVDDAVTRILRPMFALGLFDTPPVIAPLPEAEHGAEARKIAESSMVLLKNDAATLPLLNGVDSIAVIGADADVAVQGGGSSQVKPTYTVSPLEGITSRAGDDVEVTHIAGTDPVTGTALLTGPQPISSDYLTPSAGDGNGLRAEYFFNNSFSGTPGLDRTEPYVGLNGGFFLFDGFNSSSPHFPLQPRSLNTRDLSIRWTGTVTAPADGTYQLALVSKGATTVYLDDAPIFTTASSGTPITNTLDVELLAGEPHAVRVEYINNVPDAPGASGAAPVVKLAWTVPEGVVAPQATAAAELAAASDVAVVFARDYSSEGTDRPNLDLPNGQEELIQQVAAANPRTIVVLTSGAAIQTSNWESGVPAILQAWYGGQEQGNAIARILFGDVNPSGRLPITVPVDEASTPVSTPAQYPGIGLDQQFSEGIFVGYRGYEEFGIEPQYAFGHGLSYTNFKYSKLKTHVDKGKAGEPNQFRADVTVTNTGAVAGRETVQVYAGQLPTSAVDTAQKALAGWTQVTLQPGEKKKVTVTLNSKSLSYWDVDQDEWILPSGVVPVLVGASSADVRLTGELKVKSSDVIVPVATTIPVIEGNVAVGKVLKATPGVWDQGGLKFTYQWLRDGASIKGATKSVYRVALADQGKHLTVQVIATPKSGPSGVSTSEPVYVRSAAVVVATPNKLVGTPATAFTLTVRVKPLLSGVRAEGTVTVEVDGKTFEGVLTGGKAVIAIGKHARGSHPVSVSYPGSDLVQPAKGVSVIIVR; this is translated from the coding sequence ATGACCGTCGAGGAGAAGGTCGACATGCTGCGCGGCGAGGTCAACAACTACTACGGGTTCTACAACGCCCCGATTCCCCGCCTCGGCATCCCCGCATTGACCATGGCTGACGGCCCTGCCGGTACGCGCATCGCGAACCCAGATGTGAACGGCCAGCGGTCGACAGAACTTCCGTCCCCCCTCGCACTGGCTGCGACCTGGGACGCGGCGCTCAGCGAGCAGTATGGTCAACTCGCAGCCGAGGAAGCGTTCAGCAGCGGTCACAACGTCCTGCTCGCTCCCGCAATCGATATGGCTCGTGTCGCACAGGCGGGTCGTGCGTTCGAAGCGTACGGTGAGGATCCGCTCCTGACAGGTACGATCGGCGCTGCCAATGTTCGAGGCATCCAGACGCAGCCCGTCATCGGAGATATCAAGCACTACAGCGTCTACACACAGGAGAACAACCGACTCATCGGCGGAAACGCCGTAGTCGACGAGCGCACCCTGCAGGAGATCTACACGCGGCCGTTCGCCATGGGAGTTGAGGATGGTCACGCCGGCTCGGCGATGTGTTCTTTCAACAAGATCAACGGGATCTATGCGTGCGAGAACGACGAACTCCTTAACACGATTCTGAAGGAGCAGCTTGACTTCCAGGGCTGGGTGATGAGCGACTACGGCGCAACCCACAGCACTGGTCCCGCCATCAACGGCGGACTCGATCAGGAGATGCCCGGAAACTTCAACCCCGCTGAGACGCCCGGCACCAGCCGGTTCGGGCAGGCGCTCATTGACGCAATTAACTCCGGCGAGGTCCCGATCGCTCGGGTGGACGACGCCGTGACGCGCATCCTGCGTCCGATGTTCGCCCTCGGGCTGTTCGACACGCCGCCTGTTATCGCGCCGCTGCCCGAGGCGGAGCACGGTGCTGAGGCCAGGAAGATCGCGGAGAGCAGTATGGTGCTGCTCAAAAACGACGCGGCGACGCTACCCCTTCTCAACGGCGTTGATTCCATCGCTGTGATCGGCGCCGACGCAGATGTCGCCGTGCAGGGCGGAGGCAGCTCCCAGGTGAAGCCCACCTACACTGTCAGCCCGCTCGAGGGGATCACCTCGCGCGCGGGGGACGACGTTGAAGTCACGCACATCGCGGGAACAGACCCGGTCACCGGAACCGCGCTGCTCACGGGTCCTCAGCCGATTTCGTCTGACTACCTCACGCCTTCGGCGGGAGATGGTAACGGTCTCCGCGCTGAGTACTTCTTCAACAACAGCTTCTCGGGCACGCCAGGTCTGGATCGGACCGAGCCATATGTGGGATTGAACGGTGGTTTCTTCCTCTTCGACGGGTTCAACTCATCCTCACCGCACTTCCCGCTGCAGCCGCGGTCGTTGAACACGCGCGATCTGTCCATTCGTTGGACGGGCACCGTGACCGCGCCGGCCGACGGGACGTATCAGTTGGCGCTCGTGTCAAAGGGAGCGACGACGGTGTATCTCGACGACGCGCCGATTTTCACGACGGCTTCGTCCGGTACGCCGATCACGAACACGCTTGACGTCGAACTCCTCGCCGGCGAGCCGCATGCTGTCCGTGTCGAGTACATCAACAATGTTCCGGACGCGCCGGGAGCATCCGGGGCGGCACCCGTGGTGAAGCTCGCTTGGACGGTACCCGAAGGCGTCGTCGCTCCACAGGCGACCGCAGCCGCCGAGTTGGCGGCCGCGTCGGACGTGGCTGTCGTTTTCGCGCGGGACTACTCGTCGGAAGGCACCGATCGTCCCAACCTGGATCTGCCGAACGGTCAAGAGGAGCTCATCCAGCAGGTCGCAGCGGCTAATCCCCGGACAATTGTTGTTCTCACCTCGGGAGCGGCTATTCAGACCAGCAACTGGGAGAGCGGCGTGCCCGCCATCCTTCAAGCGTGGTACGGCGGTCAGGAACAGGGCAACGCCATCGCCCGGATCCTGTTCGGTGACGTGAACCCGTCCGGTCGGCTGCCGATCACGGTGCCTGTCGATGAAGCGAGTACACCGGTCAGTACGCCCGCGCAGTACCCGGGCATCGGTCTGGACCAGCAGTTCTCAGAAGGAATCTTCGTCGGGTATCGCGGTTATGAAGAGTTCGGAATCGAGCCGCAGTACGCGTTCGGCCACGGACTGTCGTACACGAACTTCAAGTATTCCAAGCTCAAGACCCATGTGGACAAGGGCAAGGCGGGTGAGCCGAACCAGTTCCGTGCAGACGTGACTGTCACGAACACCGGAGCCGTTGCCGGACGTGAAACTGTCCAGGTGTATGCCGGGCAGCTGCCGACATCTGCTGTCGACACCGCTCAGAAGGCTCTTGCAGGCTGGACTCAGGTCACGCTGCAGCCGGGTGAGAAGAAGAAGGTCACCGTGACGCTCAATTCCAAGTCGCTGTCCTACTGGGACGTCGATCAGGACGAGTGGATCTTGCCTTCAGGTGTCGTCCCGGTGCTCGTGGGCGCCTCGTCTGCGGACGTGAGGCTGACGGGCGAACTGAAGGTCAAGTCCAGCGATGTTATCGTGCCGGTGGCGACGACCATCCCCGTGATCGAGGGAAACGTGGCCGTCGGCAAGGTGCTGAAGGCGACGCCTGGCGTTTGGGATCAGGGCGGGCTGAAGTTCACCTATCAGTGGTTGCGTGACGGAGCGTCGATCAAGGGCGCGACGAAGTCGGTGTACCGCGTCGCACTGGCTGATCAGGGCAAGCACCTGACGGTGCAGGTCATCGCAACGCCGAAGTCGGGGCCATCTGGTGTGAGCACCAGTGAACCCGTGTACGTCCGCTCAGCCGCTGTGGTGGTGGCGACGCCGAACAAGCTCGTGGGCACTCCCGCGACGGCGTTCACGCTGACTGTGCGGGTGAAGCCGCTTCTCAGCGGCGTCCGAGCGGAGGGGACCGTGACTGTCGAGGTGGATGGCAAGACATTCGAGGGCGTGCTCACGGGTGGTAAGGCTGTCATCGCCATTGGCAAGCACGCACGTGGCTCACATCCCGTGTCAGTGTCGTATCCCGGCAGCGACCTGGTGCAGCCCGCGAAGGGAGTCTCAGTCATCATCGTCCGGTAG
- a CDS encoding glycoside hydrolase family 30 protein, whose amino-acid sequence MRLSPIPTSSDDNETELVRVDPTSARQVIGGFGAALTHSSAAVLEGMPESSRNALLRELFDPAGDVRLTVLRIALGGSDFVVDPAYTYDDMPAGEEDWDLEHFSTAADDVSLRPLLRRILEISPELTIIASPWSPPAWLKDSGRLDGGQLRDDDRAYTTYATYLSRAVADYSAAGIPIDFLTVQNEPQARFPDGYPGTDLPVRDQVRLIDALGPLLDRSEPRTEILAYDHNWSLHPADAEGVSDPETEYPSDVLTSSAAPWVDGVAYHCYAGDASRQSELHDRFPSVGIYVTECSGSHGPDEDGDHIFSNTLAWQARNLLIASLGNWASTVMTWNLALDPVGGPHVGGCATCTGVVTVDDTGSVTRNAEFYVLAHAARFIPPGSTALNTAEEGDSALSHTAFRTPSGTVVLLFNDAPDPRMTKVIVGSTETHLNIPGRSLITLRFGSTR is encoded by the coding sequence ATGCGCCTCTCCCCGATCCCGACATCGAGCGACGATAACGAGACGGAACTCGTCCGCGTGGACCCGACCAGCGCGCGCCAGGTCATCGGTGGGTTCGGCGCCGCGTTGACGCACTCGTCCGCCGCCGTGCTGGAAGGGATGCCCGAGTCGTCTCGGAACGCGCTCCTTCGTGAACTGTTCGATCCTGCGGGGGACGTGCGGCTCACCGTGTTGCGAATAGCCCTCGGAGGGTCTGATTTCGTGGTGGACCCCGCCTATACCTATGACGACATGCCCGCCGGCGAGGAGGATTGGGATCTCGAACACTTCAGCACGGCAGCAGACGACGTCTCGTTGCGTCCTCTTCTCCGTCGAATACTCGAGATATCGCCTGAACTGACCATCATCGCGTCGCCTTGGAGCCCGCCCGCCTGGCTCAAAGACTCTGGACGTCTTGACGGCGGCCAGCTCCGGGATGACGACCGGGCTTACACCACTTACGCGACGTACCTTTCGCGAGCTGTCGCGGACTATTCGGCCGCGGGCATTCCGATCGATTTCCTTACCGTGCAGAACGAGCCGCAGGCCCGCTTTCCGGACGGATACCCAGGCACTGACCTGCCCGTTCGCGACCAAGTGCGACTCATCGACGCCTTGGGACCACTGCTCGACAGGAGCGAGCCCCGGACCGAAATCCTCGCCTACGACCACAATTGGTCTCTGCATCCGGCCGATGCGGAGGGCGTGAGCGACCCCGAGACGGAGTACCCATCTGATGTGCTGACCAGCTCGGCCGCTCCATGGGTAGACGGGGTGGCCTACCACTGCTACGCGGGCGATGCGTCGCGGCAGTCCGAGCTGCACGACAGGTTCCCGAGCGTGGGAATCTACGTGACCGAGTGTTCGGGATCGCACGGACCCGACGAGGATGGGGATCATATCTTCAGCAACACCCTGGCGTGGCAGGCGCGGAACCTGCTCATCGCATCGCTGGGCAACTGGGCGAGTACCGTGATGACGTGGAATCTGGCGCTGGATCCGGTCGGCGGTCCCCATGTCGGCGGATGCGCGACCTGCACCGGGGTTGTCACCGTCGATGACACGGGCAGCGTCACCCGCAACGCCGAGTTCTACGTCCTTGCCCATGCCGCCCGCTTCATCCCTCCCGGCTCCACCGCATTGAACACGGCCGAGGAAGGCGACTCGGCGCTCAGCCACACGGCATTTCGCACCCCTTCCGGAACAGTGGTGCTGCTTTTCAACGATGCTCCGGATCCGCGAATGACGAAGGTCATCGTCGGATCGACGGAGACTCATCTGAATATTCCCGGTAGGTCCTTGATCACGCTCCGGTTCGGTTCGACCAGGTAG
- a CDS encoding sugar ABC transporter permease, which produces MSTTSTRVITTGKTASGRSLFRRRYGESDLPRPGQRSRLRKETLAGYGFLVPWLLGFFGLTLLPMAYSLYLSFTNYNIFSAPKWIGLDNYVRMFTSDPSFTQSAQITLVYVVVGTPITLAAALGVAMLLNYRDRGAGFFRSSFYAPSLIGGSVSIAIVWRAMFGNDGPVDTILSSIGIDLGGWIGNPALVLPALILLAIWQFGATMVIFLAGLKQIPKELYEAAEMDGAGPYHRFRAVTIPLLSPVIFFNLLLGLIGAFQVFTSAYIISNGSGGPAGSTNFITLYLYKRGFSDGQMGYASAIAWVLLIVVAIIAYILFRTQRSWVHYSGDDR; this is translated from the coding sequence ATGTCAACCACATCAACCAGAGTGATCACGACAGGAAAGACCGCGTCGGGCCGCAGTCTGTTCCGTCGTCGTTACGGTGAGAGCGACCTTCCGCGGCCTGGTCAACGTTCGCGGCTTCGGAAGGAGACACTTGCCGGGTACGGGTTCCTTGTCCCTTGGCTGCTGGGATTCTTCGGTCTCACGCTCCTCCCGATGGCCTACTCGCTGTACCTCTCGTTCACCAACTACAACATCTTCAGTGCGCCGAAATGGATCGGGCTGGACAACTACGTCCGGATGTTCACGAGCGACCCATCGTTCACACAGTCCGCGCAGATCACCCTCGTCTACGTGGTAGTCGGCACGCCGATCACGTTGGCCGCGGCGCTAGGTGTCGCGATGCTGCTGAACTACCGTGACCGGGGGGCGGGGTTCTTCCGGTCCTCGTTCTACGCACCGTCGTTGATCGGCGGGTCGGTGTCGATCGCGATCGTGTGGCGGGCGATGTTCGGCAACGACGGACCCGTCGACACCATCCTGTCGTCGATCGGCATCGACCTGGGCGGCTGGATCGGCAACCCCGCGCTGGTTCTGCCCGCTCTGATCCTCTTGGCGATCTGGCAGTTCGGCGCGACGATGGTGATCTTCCTCGCCGGGTTGAAGCAGATCCCGAAAGAGCTGTACGAGGCTGCCGAGATGGATGGCGCCGGCCCGTATCACCGGTTCCGGGCGGTGACGATTCCGCTGCTGTCGCCAGTGATCTTCTTCAACCTGCTGCTCGGCCTGATCGGCGCATTCCAGGTCTTCACGTCGGCCTACATCATCTCCAACGGCTCCGGCGGTCCCGCCGGGTCGACGAACTTCATCACCCTGTATCTCTACAAGAGAGGTTTCTCCGACGGCCAGATGGGCTACGCGTCGGCGATCGCTTGGGTCCTGCTCATTGTCGTCGCGATCATCGCCTACATCCTTTTCCGCACCCAGCGATCCTGGGTCCACTACTCGGGAGACGACCGATGA